In a genomic window of Streptomyces pristinaespiralis:
- a CDS encoding response regulator: MTIRVIIVDDQAMVRAGFAALLSAQSDIDVVGEAPDGRKGVEVSRTTHPDVVLMDVRMPEMDGLAAARELLNPPTAVVHRPKVLMLTTFDVDDYVYEALRAGASGFLLKDAPPADLIAAVRIVAAGEALLAPSVTRRLIADFAAQRPAPRRDPSLRLNGLTPRETEVLELIARGLSNQEIAGHLVLAEQTVKTHIGRVLAKLDLRDRAQAVIFAYESGLVRPGEAAG, from the coding sequence TTGACCATTCGCGTGATCATCGTCGACGACCAGGCCATGGTGCGCGCCGGGTTCGCCGCGCTGCTCTCCGCGCAGAGCGACATCGACGTGGTGGGCGAGGCGCCGGACGGCCGCAAGGGCGTGGAGGTCAGCCGCACCACTCATCCCGACGTGGTGCTGATGGACGTACGGATGCCGGAGATGGACGGTCTCGCCGCCGCGCGTGAGCTGCTGAACCCTCCGACCGCCGTCGTGCACCGGCCCAAGGTGCTGATGCTGACGACGTTCGACGTGGACGACTACGTGTACGAGGCGTTGCGCGCCGGTGCGTCCGGCTTCCTGCTGAAGGACGCGCCGCCCGCCGATCTGATCGCCGCCGTACGGATCGTCGCCGCCGGTGAGGCGCTCCTCGCGCCGTCCGTGACCCGCCGGCTGATCGCGGACTTCGCCGCTCAGCGGCCCGCCCCGCGCCGGGACCCCTCGCTGCGGCTGAACGGGCTGACCCCGCGCGAGACGGAGGTCCTCGAACTGATCGCCCGGGGCCTGTCCAACCAGGAGATCGCCGGGCACCTGGTGCTGGCCGAGCAGACCGTCAAGACGCACATCGGGCGGGTGCTGGCCAAGCTCGACCTGCGCGACCGGGCGCAGGCCGTGATCTTCGCGTACGAGTCGGGCCTGGTCCGGCCGGGCGAGGCCGCCGGCTGA
- a CDS encoding sensor histidine kinase, with product MTPRPPRPAYADPVMPETLRPGAGTRTRARALARRAGRRLAADLGTPSSSTAPLLGGAENRWLRLLPYGVALAFVAALLPVTATVLTQDYKVGGAVAGALATAQTAPLLLAVTRPLQAWWIVLGADVAGAVVLLGADGTGGRTWPWTPMAVVGYLMLMACLGLREPRRTLLAVWLATGAAGFALELVGHDLGDGVHLLLFVLSGVVLVVTGALRERGDVQRRLIVQETISEAERAQRTLLEERARIARELHDVVAHHMSVITVQADSAPYRIEALPDAAREEFASIASSARESLTEMRRLLAVLRSEDAQGERAPQPGLDRVQQLVEATVRAGVPAELSLAADLGAVPQAVDMSGYRIVQEALANVVRHAPGAPTRVSVTSDGSDLTVLVVNGPAPAPTSPLETTGTGHGLVGMRERVRLTGGSLDTGPLPDGGFRVAARLPLTAGETSVNTAGRTGRTKSSTQTQRTEDAS from the coding sequence ATGACGCCCCGGCCGCCCCGCCCCGCCTACGCTGATCCCGTCATGCCAGAAACCCTCCGCCCCGGTGCCGGCACCCGCACCCGCGCCCGAGCCCTCGCGCGGCGTGCCGGGCGGCGGCTCGCCGCCGATCTCGGTACGCCGTCCTCCTCCACCGCTCCCCTCCTCGGCGGCGCCGAGAACCGCTGGCTGCGGCTGCTCCCCTACGGCGTCGCCCTCGCCTTCGTCGCCGCGCTGCTGCCCGTCACCGCCACCGTGCTGACCCAGGACTACAAGGTCGGCGGCGCCGTCGCCGGCGCGCTCGCCACCGCGCAGACCGCGCCGCTGCTGCTCGCCGTGACGCGCCCCTTGCAGGCGTGGTGGATCGTCCTCGGGGCCGACGTCGCCGGGGCGGTCGTGCTGCTCGGCGCGGACGGCACCGGCGGCAGGACCTGGCCGTGGACCCCGATGGCCGTCGTCGGCTATCTGATGCTGATGGCGTGCCTGGGGCTGCGGGAACCGCGCCGCACACTGCTGGCCGTGTGGCTGGCGACCGGCGCGGCGGGGTTCGCGCTCGAACTGGTCGGGCACGACCTCGGCGACGGCGTGCATCTGCTGCTGTTCGTGCTCAGCGGCGTGGTCCTCGTGGTCACCGGCGCCCTGCGCGAGCGGGGTGACGTCCAGCGCAGGCTGATCGTGCAGGAGACCATCAGCGAGGCGGAGCGGGCCCAGCGCACGCTGCTGGAGGAGCGCGCCCGTATCGCCCGTGAGCTGCACGACGTCGTGGCGCACCACATGTCGGTGATCACCGTGCAGGCGGACTCGGCGCCGTACCGGATCGAGGCGCTTCCCGACGCCGCGCGGGAGGAGTTCGCGTCGATCGCGTCGAGCGCGCGGGAGTCGCTGACCGAGATGCGGCGGCTGCTCGCCGTGCTGCGCAGTGAGGACGCGCAGGGCGAGCGGGCCCCGCAGCCCGGTCTGGACAGGGTGCAGCAGTTGGTGGAGGCGACGGTACGGGCCGGGGTGCCTGCCGAGTTGTCGCTCGCCGCGGACCTCGGTGCCGTGCCGCAGGCCGTGGACATGTCGGGGTACCGGATCGTGCAGGAGGCGCTGGCCAATGTCGTACGGCACGCGCCCGGCGCGCCGACGCGGGTGTCGGTGACGTCCGACGGGTCCGATCTGACCGTGCTGGTCGTCAACGGACCCGCCCCCGCGCCCACTTCGCCGCTGGAGACGACGGGGACGGGGCACGGACTCGTCGGGATGCGGGAGCGCGTACGGTTGACCGGCGGCAGCCTCGACACCGGACCGCTGCCGGACGGCGGTTTCCGGGTGGCGGCTCGTCTTCCGCTGACCGCCGGGGAGACCTCCGTGAACACCGCCGGCAGGACCGGCAGGACCAAGAGCAGCACGCAGACCCAGCGGACCGAGGACGCCAGTTGA
- a CDS encoding DUF4429 domain-containing protein: MGDVLAGIQATWEFESDSVLIRFERGIRTPKLLSSLRERRIPHEALASVTLTPGKRGTVVLHAVPRPGADPLMEAAAGQLKEVCDPYRLVLPAERETLAEYYADELRAVLGPDAARPAERHLVHAPEAPLGFKAYDGKASFDGSHVAFRWFWTGASSAKWKAGDQSFAVSELSGVEWRSPEVFDGYLRLLRRGADGTEDAGQADQDPAAVVFGLGYGPVHESLPFAAAVLEAVRRQNQTPALTVPAARRDPADIADRIRHLGDLHLAGLVTDEEFTRKKAELLAEL, from the coding sequence ATGGGTGATGTGCTGGCCGGAATTCAAGCCACCTGGGAGTTCGAGTCCGACTCCGTGCTCATCCGCTTCGAACGGGGGATCCGCACACCGAAGCTCCTCTCCTCGCTGCGTGAACGCCGCATCCCGCACGAGGCGTTGGCATCGGTGACGCTCACCCCGGGCAAGCGTGGCACGGTGGTGCTGCACGCTGTGCCCAGACCGGGCGCGGACCCGCTGATGGAGGCGGCCGCCGGGCAGCTCAAGGAAGTGTGCGACCCGTACCGTCTGGTGCTGCCGGCCGAGCGGGAGACGCTGGCCGAGTACTACGCCGACGAACTGCGCGCCGTCCTCGGCCCGGACGCCGCCCGGCCGGCCGAACGGCACCTCGTCCACGCACCCGAGGCCCCGCTCGGTTTCAAGGCCTACGACGGCAAGGCGTCCTTCGACGGCTCGCACGTGGCGTTCCGGTGGTTCTGGACGGGAGCGTCCTCCGCGAAGTGGAAGGCCGGCGACCAGAGTTTCGCCGTCTCCGAACTGAGCGGCGTCGAATGGCGCTCTCCGGAGGTCTTCGACGGCTACCTGCGGCTGCTGCGCCGCGGCGCGGACGGCACCGAGGACGCGGGGCAGGCGGACCAGGACCCGGCGGCGGTCGTCTTCGGGCTCGGGTACGGGCCGGTGCACGAGTCGCTGCCGTTCGCCGCGGCGGTGCTCGAAGCCGTCCGCCGCCAGAACCAGACCCCCGCGCTGACGGTCCCCGCGGCCCGCCGCGACCCGGCCGACATCGCGGACCGCATACGTCACCTGGGCGACCTGCATCTGGCGGGGCTGGTGACGGACGAGGAGTTCACCCGCAAGAAGGCGGAGCTCCTGGCGGAGCTGTGA